A single window of Rhea pennata isolate bPtePen1 unplaced genomic scaffold, bPtePen1.pri scaffold_46, whole genome shotgun sequence DNA harbors:
- the LOC134154823 gene encoding olfactory receptor 12D2-like, giving the protein MDNQTEVRKFILLGLSNLQGLQQFLFMLFLLLYLSSLLGNTAIMTVVVCEPRLHTPMYFFLCNLSCQDIFYSTVTIPKMLAGFLSGCQSISYTGCLSQLHFFHFLGSSEALLLAVMAYDRCVAICNPLRYTLIMSPRACLLLAAATWTAGFLHALMHTVMTSQLHYCGPNHIHHFFCDIKPVVRLACDSNQINLSLLNIITGSIVIGSFVFTLSSYLYIFSFPWMKVQSKEGRRKSFSTCVSHLTVVVLFYVPVIFNYVPPSLGSSPRQDMIATLMYNVVTSVLNPLIYTLRNVQVKCALKRRLFSRQLLVQKMFCLAACVG; this is encoded by the coding sequence ATGGATAACCAGACAGAGGTGAGGAAGTTCATCCTCCTTGGCCTGAGCAATCTTCAAGGGCTACAACAATTCCTGTTCATGCTATTTTTACTGCTGTACCTGTCCAGCCTGCTGGGGAATACAGCAATCATGACTGTAGTGGTATGTGAACCCCGGCTCCATACCCCCAtgtactttttcctctgtaacctctcctgccaggatattttctacTCCACAGTAACCATACCCAAGATGCTGGCTGGCTTCCTCTCAGGGTGCCAGAGCATTTCTTACACTGGCTGCCTAAGCCAGCTCCACTTCTTCCACTTCCTGGGAAGTAGTGAAGCTTTGCTTCTGgctgtcatggcctatgaccgctgTGTGGCCATCTGCAACCCCCTGCGCTACACCCTGATCATGAGTCCACgggcctgcctgctgctggctgcagctacTTGGACTGCTGGCTTCCTTCATGCTCTGATGCACACAGTCATGACCTCCCAGCTGCATTACTGTGGCCCCAACCACATCCACCACTTCTTCTGTGACATCAAGCCTGTGGTGAGGCTGGCCTGCGATAGCAACCAGATTAACCTGAGCCTTCTCAACATCATCACTGGGAGTATTGTGATAGGCTCCTTTGTCTTCACACTCTCCTCTTACCTGTACATATTTTCCTTCCCCTGGATGAAAGTCCAATccaaggagggaaggaggaaatcCTTCTCCACTTGCGTCTCCCATCTCACAGTAGTGGTCTTATTCTATGtccctgttatttttaattatgtgcCACCTTCCTTGGGAAGTTCACCCAGGCAGGACATGATAGCCACCCTCATGTATAATGTTGTCACATCGGTCCTCAATCCTTTGATCTACACCCTGAGGAATGTGCAGGTGAAATGTGCCCTAAAGAGAAGACTTTTCTCCAGACAGCTACTAGTGCAAAAAATGTTCTGCCTTGCAGCATGTGTGGGATAG